The genomic segment GCTCCGCCACGTCGGCCCCGACCCGAAATCGCGCCTCGTCTTCGTCGGCTACCAGGCGCAGGGAACGCTCGGCCGTCGCATCCAGAACGGGTGGGACGAGATTCCCATGAACGACCGCGACAACATGGGTCGCTCGAACACGCTCACACTGAAGATGGACGTGGAGACGGTCGACGGCTTCTCCGGCCACGCCGACCGGGCCGGTCTGGAGAACTTCGTGAAGACGATGAACCCGCGTCCGGAGAAAGTGCTGTGCGTCCACGGCGACGAACGCTCCGTGCAGGACCTCTCCTCGGCGCTGTACCACAACTACAACATGCGCACGTTCGCGCCGAAGAACCTCGAGACGTTCCGCTTCAAGTAACGCGCACCGCTCGACGCCTCGGCCGACGGCACCGCGCACCTTCTTACCGCTGCCACCCGCACGGTGTGGTATGCGTCTCGCGCTCATCGCACACGACGAGAAGAAACCGGACCTCATCGAGTTCGCACAGAACCGGGAGGACGACCTGGCACACTTCGACCTGACGGCGACGGGGACGACGGGCAAGCGCCTCGTCGACGCGACGGACCTGGACGTCGAACGCAAGCAGTCGGGCCCCCTCGGCGGCGACATGCAGATCGGCGCGGAGATCGCCAGCGAGGACTGCCACGGCGTCGTCTTCCTCCGCGACCCACTCACCGCGCAACCGCACGAACCCGACATCACCGCGTTGCTCCGAATCTGCGACGTGCACGACGTGCCACTCGCCACCAACCTCGCCAGCGCGGACGCCGTCCTCGACGAACTGCTGTACCAACTCGACGTGGAGTTCGACCCCACCGAGTGAGGCGCGCCCGTCGGATTCTCCCGACTGATAGTCGGTCCGAACGTTCAAGTCCGATTCGGGAGACAGTCTCCCTATGCGACATCTCGAGCGCGCGCTCGCGGCGGCTCTCGCCGTCGCCGTCCTCACCGCGGCCGTCGCGGCACCCGTCGCCGCGCAGGCGGGCGGT from the Halogeometricum rufum genome contains:
- a CDS encoding methylglyoxal synthase, translating into MRLALIAHDEKKPDLIEFAQNREDDLAHFDLTATGTTGKRLVDATDLDVERKQSGPLGGDMQIGAEIASEDCHGVVFLRDPLTAQPHEPDITALLRICDVHDVPLATNLASADAVLDELLYQLDVEFDPTE